A single Diceros bicornis minor isolate mBicDic1 chromosome 7, mDicBic1.mat.cur, whole genome shotgun sequence DNA region contains:
- the GDPD5 gene encoding glycerophosphodiester phosphodiesterase domain-containing protein 5 isoform X2 — protein MSFRKALEQKLYGLQADVTISLDGVPFLMHDATLRRTTNVEEEFPELARRPAAMLNWTVLQRLNAGQWFLKTDPFWTASSLSPSDHREAQNQSICSLAELLELAKGNATLLLNLRDPPREHPYRGSFLNVTLEALLRSGFPQHHVMWLPNRQRPLVRKVAPGFQQTSGSKEAAASLRRGHIQRLNLRYTQVSRQELRDYASWNLSVNLYTVNAPWLFSLLWCAGVPSVTSDNSHTLSQVPSPLWIMPPDEYCLMWVTADLISFILVVGIFVLQKWRLGGIQSYNPEQIMLSAAVRRTSRDVSIMKEKLIFSEISDGMEVSDELSVCSDNSYDTYANSATTPVDPRGRGSRAKTFTDRSGR, from the exons CCTGGACGGCGTGCCCTTCCTCATGCATGACGCCACCCTGCGGCGCACCACCAACGTGGAGGAGGAGTTCCCGGAGCTCGCCCGCAGGCCCGCCGCCATGCTCAACTGGACTGTCCTACAGAGGCTCAATGCCGGCCAGTGGTTCCTGAAG ACGGACCCCTTCTGGACTGCCAGCTCCCTGTCGCCCTCCGACCACAGGGAGGCCCAGAACCAGTCCATCTGCAGCCTAGCAGAGCTCCTGGAGCTGGCCAAGGGCAATGCCACGCTGTTGCTCAACCTGCGCGACCCGCCGCGGGAGCACCCCTACCGCGGCAGCTTCCTCAATGTCACGCTGGAGGCCCTGCTGCGCTCGGGCTTCCCCCAGCACCAC GTCATGTGGCTGCCTAACAGGCAGAGGCCCTTGGTGCGGAAGGTGGCTCCTGGCTTCCAGCAGACGTCCGGCTCCAAGGAGGCGGCTGCCAGCCTGCGGAGAGGCCACATCCAGCGGCTGAACCTGCGCTACACGCAGGTGTCCCGCCAGGagctcag GGACTATGCATCCTGGAACCTGAGCGTGAACCTCTACACGGTCAACGCACCGTGGCTCTTCTCCCTGCTGTGGTGCGCGGGGGTCCCGTCCGTCACCTCCGACAACTCCCACACCCTGTCCCAGGTGCCTTCCCCCCTCTGGATCATG CCCCCGGACGAGTACTGTCTCATGTGGGTCACCGCCGACCTGATCTCCTTCATCCTCGTCGTTGGCATTTTCGTGCTCCAGAA GTGGCGCCTGGGTGGCATACAGAGCTACAACCCTGAGCAGATCATGCTGAGCGCTGCGGTGCGCCGGACCAGCCGAGACGTCAGCATCATGAAGGAGAAGCTCATCTTCTCAG AGATCAGCGATGGCATGGAGGTCTCCGATGAGCTCTCTGTTTGTTCAGACAACAGTTACGACACATACGCCAACAGCGCCACCACCCCTGTGGACCCCCGAGGGAGGGGCAGCCGCGCCAAGACCTTCACAGACCGGAGTGGGCGTTAG